A stretch of the Candidatus Dormiibacterota bacterium genome encodes the following:
- a CDS encoding NAD(P)/FAD-dependent oxidoreductase — MVSGPFDVIVLGAGHNGLVAAAYLARGGMKTLVVERRPIVGGACVTEEIFPGYKFSTTSYVLSLLRPEIIRDLRLREHGLEILPCRTSFTPFPDGRSLLLGLGPEEDARRIARFSRKDAEAYPRFNAAIARMADFVRPTLAMLPPSLPSPGVVDLLGLLRLGNRFRRLTLADQTLLLKTMTMSCSALLDEWFESKELKAGFAATGTIGTYGSPSAPGTAFVFLHYYLGEADGSPGSWGFVRGGMGGVTQALAAAARSHGAEIRVGAPVERILVADGAARGIVLEGGEEILGRCVVSNADPKRTFLGLMERSQLPPDFVLGIENVRCVGNSAKINLALSEPPDFTALPGDGPHLRGSIQVCGQSPGYLEEAFEDYRAGHPSRRPYLDIVLPSTVDTTLAPEGRHVLSISMKFVPYRLAEGDWPSRREALGDLAVDTLASYAPNLRRAILHRQVLTPLDFEEIYGLTGGNICHGDMALDQLFAMRPLLGWARYRTPIDNLYMCGSGTHPGGGVMGAPGRNAARVVLKDRRSGRPRRG, encoded by the coding sequence ATGGTGAGCGGGCCGTTCGACGTCATCGTGCTGGGGGCCGGACACAACGGCCTCGTGGCGGCGGCGTACCTGGCGCGCGGCGGGATGAAGACCCTGGTCGTCGAGCGCCGGCCGATCGTCGGCGGCGCCTGCGTCACGGAGGAAATCTTCCCGGGGTACAAGTTCTCGACGACGTCCTACGTCCTGTCGCTCCTGCGCCCCGAGATCATCCGGGATCTTCGGCTGCGGGAGCACGGCCTCGAGATCCTGCCGTGCCGCACCTCGTTCACGCCGTTCCCGGACGGACGATCGCTCCTGCTCGGGCTCGGTCCGGAGGAGGACGCGCGTCGGATCGCGCGCTTCTCCAGGAAGGACGCAGAGGCCTATCCCCGGTTCAACGCCGCCATCGCCCGCATGGCCGACTTCGTCCGCCCGACTCTGGCGATGCTTCCTCCAAGCCTGCCCTCCCCCGGCGTCGTCGACCTGCTCGGCCTGCTGAGGCTGGGGAACCGATTTCGACGTCTCACCCTGGCCGACCAGACGCTTCTTCTCAAGACGATGACCATGAGCTGCTCGGCGCTCCTGGATGAATGGTTCGAGTCGAAGGAGCTGAAGGCCGGCTTCGCCGCCACCGGGACGATCGGCACGTACGGCAGTCCGAGCGCGCCGGGGACGGCCTTCGTCTTCCTGCACTACTACCTCGGAGAGGCGGACGGATCACCGGGCTCGTGGGGATTCGTGCGCGGGGGGATGGGGGGCGTGACCCAGGCCCTGGCCGCCGCGGCCCGCTCCCACGGCGCGGAGATCCGGGTCGGCGCGCCGGTCGAGCGGATCCTGGTCGCGGACGGCGCCGCCCGGGGGATCGTCCTCGAGGGAGGCGAGGAGATCCTCGGCCGGTGCGTCGTCTCGAACGCCGACCCGAAGCGCACGTTCCTGGGATTGATGGAACGCTCCCAGCTGCCGCCCGATTTCGTGCTCGGCATCGAGAACGTCCGCTGCGTCGGCAACTCGGCCAAGATCAATCTGGCCCTCTCGGAGCCTCCCGACTTCACGGCCCTCCCCGGCGACGGACCGCATCTGCGCGGCTCCATCCAGGTCTGCGGGCAGAGCCCCGGATATCTGGAGGAGGCGTTCGAAGACTACCGGGCCGGACACCCGTCGCGCCGGCCCTACCTGGACATCGTCCTCCCTTCGACCGTCGACACGACGCTCGCGCCTGAAGGCCGCCACGTCCTGTCGATCTCGATGAAGTTCGTCCCCTACCGCCTGGCCGAGGGGGACTGGCCGTCCCGCAGGGAGGCCCTCGGGGACCTGGCCGTCGACACTCTCGCCTCGTACGCCCCGAACCTGCGCCGGGCCATTCTCCACCGCCAGGTCCTCACGCCGCTCGACTTCGAGGAGATCTACGGCCTGACCGGCGGAAACATCTGCCACGGCGACATGGCGCTCGACCAGCTCTTCGCGATGCGCCCGCTCCTCGGTTGGGCCCGCTACCGGACTCCGATCGATAACCTTTATATGTGCGGCTCCGGGACGCACCCGGGAGGAGGGGTCATGGGAGCGCCGGGCAGGAACGCGGCCCGGGTCGTCCTGAAGGACCGGCGGAGCGGGCGGCCGCGCCGGGGCTGA